The Canis aureus isolate CA01 chromosome X, VMU_Caureus_v.1.0, whole genome shotgun sequence region tatgtatattgtgaaatgcatataaacataaaattaatggaatatgtgtgtgtgtatagatataaagagaaagacagagagagagagagagagacataaagagaggagaaagacagctaatattttcttcccattACCCTATGGATCATCTTGTCCAGCTGGTTCAAGACCCCTGGTAGGAACGTGATTCTCACAAGGTCAAAGGCATGGCTCTTATATCCTTGTGGGCTCCTTAGCGCTAATCTGTTCCACAGATACCAACTTTGAATCTAGTCTCAAGAGTCTGAACATGTGGGGATATTGAGTGAGAGTGAATAGGCCGGATCACCAAATCCATTAACTCTtcttggtaaaaacaaaaaacaaaacaaaatgaaatgaaaacacagtacACAAAACACGGCAATAACCAAAGGGAAGCAATCAGCCCCGGGCATTGTAGGAAGGATCCGAGAGCCGGGATCTCTCCCTCACCTGAGACTCATCCCAGCCGGTGAGATAGATGTTATAGCTGAGGAAGCCAGCGTTGTTCCTTTCCTGCATCTGGGTCTCTAGCAGCTGCAGCAAGTCCGCAAACCACTCAAAGGCGTGCGTGTCCCGGCACAACCAGTAGAAGTATATCTGCAAGAGCAACAGATCATGAGGCAGATTATACTTAAATAGGCCTCATCAGAATGACATATGTATTTctaacctcccctcccccaacttttTCCTGCAGCTCAGGATGCCTAGAAACAGAGGTTTTCAGAAAGCTCTGGACATTTCACAAGCTAGCTCACAAGAGCCTGCACTGGCCTTCACCCTGTGGGGCAGTAAATAAATAGCTAAGTCTCAGAAATACATGGCTTAGGAAAACAGTAGCTCACCACCTTCCTCCTGGGCCTGCTCTTGCCCACCTCACCTCCCTGGCTTCCTTTGTACCTCCTGTCAGAAAGACCAATGCCACCTAGGCTGGCAGTGGCTGCCACAGGACTACTCCACTGCCTGCTAATGCCAGACATTCCTGGGTTCTAAGGGAAAAAACGCCCTTCTTCCCAAACCTCCTCCATATagtaaagagagaaaggggagaattAAAAAGTCAACTTATGCTCCATGTCCCAATTAGAGGCTATCTCCAAAGTTATTAGAATGACTCATGTTTTATTCAAGATGTCCTTTATCGGGCAATGAAACCAAATTTACATGTGACCAAAAAATTACcctgggaatttatttatttttttaatgattttatgtatttattcatgagagagagagagagagagagagagagagaggcagagacacaggcagagcagggagcccaacgtgggactcgattcctggtctccaggatcaggccctgagccaaaggcggtgctaaaccactgggccacctgggctgcccggccTGGGAATTTATTGTGAGGAAATACCCATAAGAAAGTAAGTTTCATGAAAGGACATGtctcctgccctccccttgcggaaaaaaaaaaaaaaaggattggggGACGTAAATGGACTCAATCTCAGTATCTAACACAGGACGATAGAACAATTGTTCTATATCCCCTCAAAGGAACATacaagaatcattaaaaaaaaaaaaaagatcatgacaAAGCCTGTGCCAACACTGGAAAACACTGTTTTCCTAAAGCAGGACACGGAAGTATTCCTACTCAATATTTACAACTCCCCAAGAGTATGTAAACACGTAGGAAAACATCGGCAGAGGAGCCACAAAGAGGGCAGCTGCTGCGTTGGGGTTGTGAATACTTTCTACCCCAACTTCCTTTCTTCCCAGTTTCTACGAACGCCTTGCAAGTGCAGCGTGTTACTTGCAACAGTAGGCCTGCTGACGCACGAGCACATCCGACGTGTGAACAGCCCTTTTAGGAGGTGTGGGTCTCTCTGGACCCAGCCGGAACTTGTCTTCACTTCCTTGGGTCTCGGCCAGCTCCGCCCCAAGGCTCTCAGCGGCctcccccgggggtgggggtttgggggggggACTGCCCGCGCCCTCAGAAACCCTGAAGGCCTTACCTTTTTGAGCCTCAGGTTAGTGGCGTTATTGCAATATTTGTACCAGACCGACTTGAGAATGGATGCAAAGGGCGTGACCCCGATCCCTGCTCCCACTAACATCACCACCTCGTAGCTGAACACGTCTTCGCTGGCCGTGCCGAAGGGCCCGTCCACCGCTATCCTGGGGGGAAGCGCGAGGACGTGGTTACAGGGCTGCCTTGCACTGCACAGTCGGACACAGCTCGCCCCGGGGATGTGTGATGTGTCACATCGCCCCGGGACAGTGTCCTTGTGGGGCACTTTCTTCTATGAAATAGCTTTCAAGTAACCAACTCAGTGTCAACATTGTGGTTGGAAGTAAGAAGAGGAAGTCTTAGCTAACTGAAAATATTTGGTAACTCTCGGGggtatttttttcatctctccaCCCTTTGACCTAcgcccccacacccacacccaacccccccacacacacacagactcacacacacacagacacacagactcaCATACAGACTCATACACACGTACAGActctcacacacacgcacaccctgTACTTCTTGCCAGGGCACCCCACACTTGAAATTCCTGCTTACTTTACACACTGAAGTGAAGTGCGAATTTTCTGTCATAACATCTTCTAAGTTTAACACCTTCACTTCTCATTTGTCTATTCACTGAGTCAACCAACAAGCTTTTCTTTAGCATCTTCTAAGTGCCTGGCACCATCTCAGGCACGTGGGAAGAACGGGACAAAGTGAATAATATATGGCATTTACCCTCAAATAACATATgtcaattaaattttaagaatatcttTGATATACTAGAACTTCGTTTGTTAGAAAAGTTAATATACTTTGGCCTTGCCCCttacattttgaaaggaattgGGGAATAGTCATTATTAATGTTGGattcaaatatttcatattcCGCACAAGATTTATAAGTACATGCCTAAACACACTGCACACATAAAATGGGGAACACAGAAATAGCTACCTGAATTTGTAGAACTTGTGTGTTTGGTCAGACCAAGGAGACAGGGCAGTGAGAGGTGAGACAGGGGACCTAGTGACATTCTTTTCCTGAACTCATACACTTTCATAAATATGTGCTTTGTACTTACTTAGGTAGTTTCCATGCATCTTGAAACTCCTGCTTATCACAGCCACAAGCATTGAAAAGTCCTTCTGTCCAGTCCCCAACGATCCGAATATGGATGCTAAAGAAGTCTTCCTCCGGGGCAGAGGTCAGTGTGAAAGGGTGCCACTCCAGACTGGACACCTTGGGGCACTTGACAAAAATGTACTGTCCCACTTCCATCTTGAATCCTTTCTTCTTCATCTGTAGCTCAATGGTTTTGAAAGGGTGAGTGACCACCTATGGAATAAAACATGTGTCTGGAAACTACACTTTCCCCAAATACTTCCCTTTTCACTGTCCACACAGACAAAAGTTTGAGCGAACATGCCCACCCACATCCATTCTTCAGGGCCAACGCAGCCTTTCCTCCAAAAGATGTGGCCCTCATTCAGAATTTCCCTCGGCTGGAGCCCACAGCATACGATGAGCAGGAGTACAAAGGactggcccctgggtggctcagtggttgagcatctgctttggctcaagtcatgatcccagggtcctgggatccagtcccgcaccaggctcccccacgcagggagcctgcttgtccctctgcctatgtctctgcctctctctgtgtgtctctcatgaataaataaaaccttaaaaaaaaaaggactggctCTGTCCTCAACTTGAGACAACTCCCAGACGTCATCCCAACCCCCTGCTCTCCTTGTAGGATCAGCTGAGGCTGCAGCTGCAACCGCCCAGAGTCATTCATTTCCTCCccaatttctgattttcttttctttcacaggTTCATCTCCTGAGAACACATCCCAGAAACCTTCTGTCTGTGATTGTTTGTCTCAGAGTCTTGCCAGGGAGTCCAGCCTAAGACACCAGCCTattgtgatattttttttctcccagaagtCAAGGCAGGTCCTAGCAACAGGAAGAAGAGATGGCTCTCTGCCCGGCCTTCCTGTCTCCTGGGGGATGCTCGAGAGCCTTGGCAGCTGGAGAGAAGGAGATCCCCTGGGCTGGCTATTTAGCAACATCCCGCAAGCCAAGCCGCATGTACTGATCTATCTTTGTTCTGACTCACACCTTGGATCTGCCTTGGAATCCACCTGATTCTGCCTGTCTACATTTCCACCGACCCTGGAAGTACACTCTTTGTCTCCCCCAAAGCACACCCCATGGCCATCCCCATTCTCCATGTGTGCAAGGGCATGGCATCTTTGTTTACAACAGCAAAAACTGAAAACGGTCCAAATGTCCAGCAGCTGGTGAGGTGGTAAATAACTTTTACAAAGAAAGCACAATAAAAAGCTGTCATTATAATACAGAAAGTAATATACTGTTTCTGGGATGATTCCTGAGATACACGGGACTTTCTATGTACAACTGGAAAACCAACCAAGGCACATCAAAGGAATAGAAGAAGCAATAGAAACAACATAGCAGCTTCCTAAATGTTGACTAACAGTGCTGAGCTTTTCCCTCCGTGAGTGAAGAGGGATAAGATGGGAAACCCTTTTGCTAAACATCGCCAAGCATTTCCCAAACTTGTGATTTCAATCCATCTTACATGATAAAGCAGTACCCAATGTCCTTTCATCACTAAAATAAAGAGACCTAAAGCTTcgttttgaaaacagaaaataaaaattgacaaaaattattttgaatatggTGTTCACTGTGTCGCAACtttgtgtggtgagaacatttttCCCCCATTGCAATTTTGCTGCCACAGGTGCAATCGggattcaactccataaaatgcACTAGTGGAATGGACATTGGAATACTTTGGGATGACACCTTGTTTCTTACTTGtttttgagaagaaaatgagTATCTGTTTTTATGAGTAGAAAATGACTCTTTGCTCCACGGGAAAACAAGGttgcctttaaaatatgtttaaaggaaATACTTGCCTGCTTAGTCTAGCCTAGTAAGGGAAATTTTGTGGCAGCCCTTCTTGCTCTTCTGTGGGCTTTTTCTTATAATACAGTATAAGTAAAAAAGGAGAACTGCTGTAGCTTCCTATATTTCAAGATTTCCAGTGCCAGCTGGACTAACTTTACTGTGGCCTTCCACAGATGCCAAGAGAGAAAAGCTAGGGTGGAGGACAAGAAGAATTCAGTGTTGTGCAAGAATAGCCCGTAGTAGCTTTTAGTAAACACTTTTTGAACTGTATTGAATGGAATTAAGTTGTATTTgataggggcaccagggtggctcagcggttgagcatctgcctttgtcagggcgtgatcctggagtcctgggatcgagtctggcatcgggctcctcgcGGAGAGCctgctccagtctctgcctctctctctatgtctctcatgaataaataaaataaaatcttgaaaaacatttaaaaatttatttgataaaaCTAGTTTTGTCTGTTGTTTCCTGAAATGACAACCAGGAGTTTCTATCTATTGAGTTGGCTATTTAGTTAGTAATGAGAAGCAGCACAGAAGCATGGGGAAAAAGTTGTCATATACCTGGAGTTAGCAGACTCAATTCTGGATGCAGTTTAGTTACTAATCTCCTTGAGACTTTGGGTTCTTCAGCTGTGATATTCTATGATTATATACATAGCACAGAAAAGGAGGTAAAGGGAGGCCTGGAAAATTATCTCAACCTCAGTCACTCCTGCCCTTGGCTCCCTGGTTCTTTTGGCATCTGAGTATTTTAAGGCTCAGTGTGTACCCTTTTGAAATCATGTGTTTTGCTTTTGCACTCTTATCTGCTCACATCATCATTGTGTGTTCCTCCTCCCTTctacacacgcatgcacacatacacacagatttgTGCACGCAAAACAATCAGCTTTATTTTGCAACAGAAAATGTTAATTTGTACTTCCTCCAGCTAAAAAGTCCAATCATTTGATTATCAAGCTAAGTACACTGAAATAAACTGTTGGTCTTCTCTCTGTCCTATGTTTAATTAAGAAACTAAGAGGAAGCCAGCTCCGAGCAATGCTATAGGGAACCTGGGTAAACATGATATAGTTAGATACTGTTAGTAACTCCCAAACCAGATCATACCTTGGTGATGACCACTTTCTGTTGAGATCGCCAAAACCGTACCAACCTCTCACAGAGATACAGAAACATGGGACCCACTATCCATTTCCAAGTCTGTAATCAGAGCAAAACATGAAAACACGGTGTGTTAAGGGGTAATAGCTGATATAAGATTCATGGGGACAAAACATTTTAGAAGTCAATCTTTGTAGGCTTGTTTAAATACTCAGGATCAGATTCATAAATTTCTAATACAACAGAATGcatgaaaaatatctaaaattaaaataaaattttgagctAACGCAGATGAACATTCTCCTTAGCCACATTGGGAAACTTTATCTACAGTATAAAACTTTCCCAAGAGGAACTGCCCACAAGAATGAGATTTCCTCCTGGTGTTGCAATAGAAGTTGCAGTGACCCTACAGCAGAGCAAGATTAGTTTCAGAATTAACATCTCTCTTAAGTATAGCATTTCAACAACACCATATTTTTTAATGCAACATTGCAGTTGCTTTCTCTCATCCTTGTAGCCAAAGCTTCATCTTTTGCAAGATAAGAAATTTCATCCAAAGAATTTAGCCGTTTCTCCAATATCCTGGTAAGTTCTAGGAGCTATGCAATGCACCTGCTGAAGAGGGACAAGCCCAaagattttcagatttctttagaTTCCCCTCCCATCAGAATCTTCAGTGTTTCACAATACTGGAATCACCTTGTAGTACTTCTAACTATATGAAAACCTTTAGGATAAGCAaatccatcctgggactccatcccagttaGGTTCCTAGTTTAATACCTGAAGTAGCAAACAGTTTTAGAAGGcagaatcatttaaaatatggCATTCCAGAATggatttcaagaaagaaaaataaaattacagagtGCTTGCTACAGCCTCACATATGAtctttctattacatttttttgagaaacattttaTTGGAAGTTGAGAGCACCTGAATGTCCCACCTCCAGCCAAAGTGGAAGGATATCTGCTCTGAAAGTCAGAAATATTCTGCTGCTGGCCTTTGTCTTCATgggacagatttttaaaacaggcTGGCATCATGCATCTACTTCCTGGGGGCCACAATGGGGTTCCATTGAATGGAGCAAGGTCTTGGACATTGCCTCTAATCCCAGAAACCCAGAAGCTCCTTTGAGGTAGATGCCTGTTAAGGTAGTAGTACACTGATTCCAGCTGTCTTCAAGGAAATGTGCCTTCCCCTAACCCATAAGAGGACCCTCGATGCAGTTCCTTTtttaatcccttttttttttaatcaatagatgTCTGCATGTAGTGGGAGCAGTTCACTGATACATCTCGTTGCTTTCATTAATGAGCAAGGATCCTTAAAGATGTTAAGTCCTTGGACAGCAGACTGTgtcttagagaaagaaaattcctATGTTAAGAgtgtagaaaaaagaaaggagataatgGGATGGGACATTTGCCTTTATATTATACTGtgcttaaaaaacaacaacaacaacaatcctGTTCAGAAGCCCTAtacaggggatccttgggtggctcagcggtttagcgcctgccttcggtccagggcatgatcctggagtcctgggatcaagtcccacatcgggcttcctgcgtggagcctgcttctctcgctgcctatatctctgcctctctctctctctctctctctgtgtgtgtgtgtctttcatgaatggataaataaaatcttaaaaaaaaagaagccctatACAAATGTTGATTTTTACCTAGTTTTATACCAATGGTTAGCATGATAACCAATAAAGTACATTACTTGTCAATGGAGGAAAAGATATGAAGAACACAGGGCCCACTTCTCACTCAGTGGAGTGGAGATACCAAGAATTCACAAAATGGAACTTTGCAGAGCACCCAACAGAAGGTAAATATTCCAGCATGTTTCCCCTTGGTCATCCTTGCCACACTCCTGCTCCACATGCAAAGCCAATGGGCGTTGGTCTGAACCTGGCTGTCCAGTATCCTTTGTATGGTATAGACATGCTTCCTGATGGTTAAAGGCAGCCCTATGTGTCACTTCATCAATTTCCTTCCCAGCTTTGAAAGCTGTATAGAAAGTCTtatttctgggggtgcctgggtggctcagttggtgaagcatctgccttcggctcaggtcgtgatctcaggcttctgggatcaagctccacattgggctccccactctgcagggagtctgtctctccctctccctctgcctgcccctcccactgcttgtgtgctctctcattctgtcaaatttatcaataaaatctttaaaaataaaaaaagaaagtcatactTCCTGGTATCTGAGGAGACTTTTAGCTCCTTCTAAGTGATTATCTGAGCTATCCAACTTATCTCAGAATGGATCCCTGTGGAAATCATTAACTGTTATTATTGTGGCCCTCACATCTGGAAGAGAAGAGATGGAATTTCTTCAACTTCAACAGCACTTTCAAAAACAATGCCCTTCCATGTTTTATATCAGGATGTTCATAATAGTCCAATGCAATCCTTACTCTTTAAGAAATAATTCTAGACAGtaagtagagaagaaaaaagtcaatacTTCTAACATTCTAGTAGTTCTCTGGCATTCATAATGGACATCTCTATGGCATTTGTATGTATTTCTTAGACAGGTTAAAGATTGTTGGTAATGAAATTGTAATAGTAAACATGAACTGTACATACCATAGGAGGGTTTCCAGAGAACTGTGGGATTGGACAGTCAGGTATTTTTCCCCATTGTGAGATATTGTCCGCACAAACTTTATAATTGTGTTCCAGTCTACTCGCTGCAGTCTGCCCACGTACAATTCGCCTGGGGAGGAAATGTAAGTCCAGACCATTTAGTAGAAAGAAattaagttcttatttttttgagattctaAGAACATCTCAAGTATTCTAGTATGGATTCTGTACTTTCTATTTAACAGTTATATCTTATTGATCCCTGAGTAGATTTGAGAGAAAATATGTCTTCttcagcaatagaaaaaaaaaaccatatgtACGATGGCACAAGAATATATAGATTTTGGATCATCAATATGTGTTTTCTCAAAGGAAGCATTTGTGCTTCTGCTTcaagattattttcatttataagcaagcaagcaaaaaacAGGAAAACTGCAAATCTAACAGAGCAAGGCCCATACAGTGCCTTTCTGCAAATTACAAAAAgatgcccccaccctgcccctgtgAAGACAGTCCCAGAAGCACACAGGTTGGCCCCAAAGCATGGGCTAGTAGTACACCCCACGGATAGGCACCCCTGTGTGGGGGACAGTCCATACTGTCACACAGTAGCTCTGAGGTTTAGTCCAAGTGCTTCATTTGTTGTTCCAAAATTGtctaaattaaaatcaaaaggtCAAAATCAATTTAAGGGTACCTTGTGGAGATTGTGACATTCTCAGAGGTATCAACACTAATGGTATGTCCTTTGAGGTGCTCAGAACCCATTCATTTCAATTCCATAAATTGTAATTGAAGCAACTGCTAACACACAAGATGATGTGAGTTTAGTGGGAACAGAGGAAGGGAGGCATGGAGTCAGGTAAGTCATGTTCCCAACCTCAAGGAACATAAATGACAGGGTCTTCAGAATATATACTaagaagagacacaggaggcCTTTTGCCATAGTTGTATGGGGGACCTAACATGTATTGTGCCACTTGATATATTCTGTGACTGTTTTAATTCAAGGCTGTTAACCATTTTTTTCTATCCCTAGGTCTTGGGGCAGAGAATTACCAtgtattgagcatttattatgtgccaggcctgGGGAAAGTTACTCTACACAAATTATCTCAGTTGACTCTCATAACAAGCCTGAATGGTAGGTATTGGCACCCCCATTTAGCATATGAGAACATCGAGGCTTAGAGAAACTAGTAACTTAGAAGCAGAATGATTGCGAGAAAACAGTTTTGGGCCTGAGTCAGACAGCCTTGGTTTCAAATCCCAGGTCCACCGCTGGCTAGTTTGGTGGTCTTGGGGAAGTTATTCAACTTCTTCTGAGCTTCACTTTCTTCAGCCAGAAAATAGGTTTAGCCATACTTAATCAAAGGTGTACTTTAGCGACCAATTGGCCTGATGCATAAAAAATGCCAACACAAGgtaaaaatacaacaaatgatAATTATCAAAGTCCCTAATGCCCAAGTTCACGTGGAGAGGAAgtgtgaggaaagaaaaaaaatggattctcCCTTCTTCTCACTGCCAGGACCAGAAGTCAAAAAACCTGGGTTTTAATCCCAGTTCAGCCGCTGCCTGGCCATGAGACTGTGAGCAATCAGCCAACCAGTGTAAGTATCAGATTGTCTTCAGATGGAGAGTGGGGCAGATCTATCTATCTCCTCTGTCTGCTCCAAAGGGAAATGCATAGTTGTGAAACTATACAAGCAGAAAGAAAGTGGTGGAATCACTAagctagagaggagaagggaTTCAGTTTTTGTCTCTAGGGTTCTCTGAAACAGCTGGATTATGACCAAATCTCATTTAAAGATATTTGATTGCTTGAGGAGAGTCAAGAGATTGTCTACGCAGATTTTTCAGTGGTTGCCCAGTGCTGGTTCTTCTCACCCTTCCCCTTTTCATACTCAGGTCTTAGTCACCTCGAGGCTAACTTGGCTCCCAGCAGAGAACATCAAGCAGAGCCTTGAGCATCTGCTCTCTTCACACTGAGTTATATGGAGACCCAAACTCACCAGGGAACTCCCCCCAGCCTACTTTTGTGTGCAGGTGTGAGAATCAGCTGGTGTGAAACAGCATAAAAGGGAAACtggaacgtaaagactgctaactctgggaaacaaactaggggtggtagaaggggaggagggcggggggtgggagtgaatgggtgacgggcactgggtgttattctgtatgttagtaaattgaacaccaataaaaaataaattaaaaaaaaaaaaaagaaataggattccCAGTAAGACTGGGAACTGTCTACCACACATGCAGGCACTGTGAGTCTCTATGAGAGTATTTGTCTGCTGGTGGTCTGCTTTACACCACCTGGGCTCCGATCCTAGCTCCGCCACTTACAAACTGAGTGACTTGGGCTATATCTTTTACCTTTGTTAGCCTGTTCCTTTGTCTACAATTTCCCCAGGAAATGGGGATGTAAGAGCATCTCTACCTAAGAGAAACATTTCATGTCTATAACAAATGCTCAATAGATGTGAGCTCTTACCTTTGTCATATTAGAATGCTGGAAGGCAATAATCATGCATTTTTCCTTCTAGTATTCCCCCACTGTGCCTGAGATCAGTCCTCATACACAGTAGGCAATCAATAAATGTCCAGCTTGAATTGAAGCTCATTGAACTACAGCAAACCCCTTCAGCTGATTAATCATTAGCCCCTCCAGTTTGGGAGTGTCTAATTTACTAGCGATTAAGCCATAAGAAACATCATTGCAGACATCCAAGACCCCTCCAGCACCCTTAACGTGTTTTACACACTTGCAGAGGTACTCAAGCTTTGGTGTATTTTTTCTAGCTTgctagaaataaatacattaataatagctattattaaaTTACTTCAGAAATAATAGCTATTAATCGGGTACAAGAAACTAAAATTCTGCTGAATGGTCTCTATCAGACTGACCTCTGTGGGCCCCTCCTCATTTTCCCTCAGCAGACAGGCTAACCACAAACAGACAAGGAGATCACAGTGCCTCTAACAGCATCACACCTGGAAATGGAAGCACTTAAAGGACTTCACCTCAGAGATGAAACACTCACTCAGCTCCATGGATGGCGAGTCCGATGAAGAAGATCACGAAAAGATGGTGTGTGTACCAAAACACTTCAAAGTAAGACCTCCGGATGGTTTTGGTGGAGGAGGTGATAATTAATATGAGGCACAGTGTGATGACAATGCCAGTGATGCCGGCCAACAGAGTCACAGCCACGTATAGACCTCCTTCAGGATTCtgtaaaatataaacacacacacacacacacacacacacacacacacacacattactcACAGGCTCTTAAATGCAGGACTACCTATTTATAAAATGTCCAGTGTACAGAGCAACAGATATTTTCAATCCCCCTTAGATAATCCTAACCATCCCTCACAGAGTGATATAGACTTGGAATAGatatttctcaatttaaaaacatcttatgTGGTTGAGGTGTCATAGGAAGTACTAATCAATATACTGAAATAGTTCTGAAGGAGTGTCTAATAAGGAACATTGGTGAGCTATAAGATGTCCTAAAAGGGTCTGAAGACATCCTAAAAAGGTCTGAAGCTCCTTCTCCCTTTGGTCTGGAAAGGGCCATAGTGCTTAGCCTGCAAATGTATTGTGGGCATGCCTACCATCTCAGGCGGGGTTCCCCTGAAGCAGATAGACATTGAGATGAGGATTCATGagcaagtgatttttaaaaagtgtgctcCAGAAGAGACTGGTAAGAAGATGGGTTATAggacaggaaagagaaacaagTCAAATAAGAGGGTGATCTTAGGCCAAGTCTTTAGAGAGGGTAGCTTCAGCCTGATGCTGCTGAGGAATGATGGGGGGTGAGTCATGCCTCAGAGTTCATCCTGACTCAAGGCAAGGAAGCTGGGTTTTCGTGGCCTGTGCCCATCAGTTATTGGCTAACAGCTGCCCACAGAGAGGTAGCCTTCCAGGCCCTTCCAGATCTCTTTGAGCTTGTGGGCAAAAGGACTCccttagaaagaagaaagaaacccagGTATCAGAAATTGAAAGTGGAAACACAGAAAGGTGGAGGGAACACAGACATAGTACAAGTGGTTCAAAGAGATCCAGGCAGAGCATGGCAGTTGGCTCACCTGGCATGTTCACATTGCCTTCCTTCTGTATCATTGTACAATGagcaataggaaagaaaaattatcccAGGCATTACAGAAAAGGAGTTTGTTTACTTTTatgcaagtttatttttttttatgttagcctGAGGAGAATGATTTCTACAAAGTTACGCGACTTTTCTGATCATCTTTTCTAAACACGAGGAACCGTATTTGGAATTCGGTGTATGATTTTGTGACTTGGCCATCC contains the following coding sequences:
- the CYBB gene encoding NADPH oxidase 2, with protein sequence MGNWIENEGLSIFVILVWLGLNVFLFIWFYGVYNNGEEFFYTRKLLGFALPLARAPAACLNFNCMLILLPVCRNLLSFLRGSSACCSTRIRRQLDRNLTFHKLVAWMIALHTAIHTIAHLFNVEWCVNARVNNSDVYSIALSNLGDNPGESYLNFARRRIKNPEGGLYVAVTLLAGITGIVITLCLILIITSSTKTIRRSYFEVFWYTHHLFVIFFIGLAIHGAERIVRGQTAASRLEHNYKVCADNISQWGKIPDCPIPQFSGNPPMTWKWIVGPMFLYLCERLVRFWRSQQKVVITKVVTHPFKTIELQMKKKGFKMEVGQYIFVKCPKVSSLEWHPFTLTSAPEEDFFSIHIRIVGDWTEGLFNACGCDKQEFQDAWKLPKIAVDGPFGTASEDVFSYEVVMLVGAGIGVTPFASILKSVWYKYCNNATNLRLKKIYFYWLCRDTHAFEWFADLLQLLETQMQERNNAGFLSYNIYLTGWDESQANHFAVHHDEEKDVITGLKQKTLYGRPNWDNEFKTIASQHPNTRIGVFLCGPEALAETLSKQCISNSESGPRGVHFIFNKENF